One genomic window of Micropterus dolomieu isolate WLL.071019.BEF.003 ecotype Adirondacks linkage group LG14, ASM2129224v1, whole genome shotgun sequence includes the following:
- the LOC123983395 gene encoding prolyl 4-hydroxylase subunit alpha-1-like isoform X3, whose translation MKKKFLFKCRMAFRCLLIHVFLFTCCSAHSDVFTSIGHMTDLLFTEKDLVTSLKDYIRAEESKLEQIKKWADKLDVLSAAATQDPEGFLGHPVNAFKLMKRLNTEWGELESLVLTDMSDAFVSNLTIQRQHFPNDDDQIGAAKALMRLLDTYKLDTNAIATGQLPGSSSVASHRSVLTVDDCYDLGKVAYSDADYYHTELWMVQALKQLDQGETSSTADAVSILDYLSYSVYQQGDLERALDFTKRLLELDPTHQRASGNLKYFEYQLAKQNKVVEKDEEETEGKQKKGRPDDYLPERRKYEQLCRGEGLRMTPRRQSRLFCRYYDNNRHPKYVIGPVKQEDEWDRPRIVRYHDIVSDKEIEKVKELAKPRLRRATISNPVTGVLETAHYRISKS comes from the exons ATGAAGAAGAAATTTCTTTTTAAGT GCCGGATGGCTTTCCGCTGCTTGTTGATCCACGTCTTCCTCTTCACCTGCTGCTCGGCCCACAGCGACGTCTTCACCTCCATCG GTCACATGACCGACCTGCTGTTCACGGAGAAGGACCTGGTCACCTCCCTGAAGGACTACATCCGAGCGGAGGAGAGCAAACTGGAGCAGATTAAAAA atggGCTGACAAACTGGACGTCCTCTCTGCGGCTGCGACTCAGGACCCCGAGGGCTTCCTGGGACACCCGGTGAACGCCTTCAAGCTGATGAAGAGACTCAACACAGAGTGGGGGGAGCTGGAGAGCCTGGTGCTCACCGACATGTCCGATG CGTTCGTCTCTAACCTCACCATCCAGAGGCAGCACTTCCCCAACGATGACGACCAGATCGGAGCCGCCAAAGCTCTCATGAGGCTGCTGGACACCTACAAGCTGGACACCAACGCCATCGCCACCGGACAGCTGCCAG GCTCGTCCTCTGTCGCCTCCCACCGGAGCGTTCTGACGGTGGACGACTGCTACGACCTCGGGAAGGTGGCGTACTCGGACGCAGACTACTACCACACGGAGCTGTGGATGGTTCAGGCCCTGAAGCAGCTGGATCAGGGAGAGACGTCCAGCACCGCAGACGCCGTCTCTATCCTGGACTACCTGAGCTACTCGGTCTACCAGCAGGGGGACCTGGAGAGAGCGCTGGACTTCACCAAGAGGCTGCTGGAGCTCG ACCCGACACACCAGCGAGCCAGCGGGAACCTGAAGTACTTTGAGTATCAGCTGGCGAAACAGAACAAGGTGGTGGAGAAGGACGAGGAGGAGACTGAGGGGAAACAGAAGAAGGGTCGACCTGACGATTACCTGCCAGAGAGGAGGAAGTACGAGCAGCTGTGTCGCGGCGAGGGCCTCAGGATG ACTCCTCGCAGGCAGAGCCGCCTCTTCTGCCGTTACTATGACAACAACCGCCACCCGAAATACGTGATCGGCCCGGTGAAGCAGGAGGACGAGTGGGACCGCCCCCGCATCGTCCGATACCACGACATCGTGTCGGACAAGGAGATCGAGAAGGTGAAAGAGCTGGCCAAACCCAGG
- the LOC123983395 gene encoding prolyl 4-hydroxylase subunit alpha-1-like isoform X2: MKKKFLFKCRMAFRCLLIHVFLFTCCSAHSDVFTSIGHMTDLLFTEKDLVTSLKDYIRAEESKLEQIKKWADKLDVLSAAATQDPEGFLGHPVNAFKLMKRLNTEWGELESLVLTDMSDAFVSNLTIQRQHFPNDDDQIGAAKALMRLLDTYKLDTNAIATGQLPGSSSVASHRSVLTVDDCYDLGKVAYSDADYYHTELWMVQALKQLDQGETSSTADAVSILDYLSYSVYQQGDLERALDFTKRLLELDPTHQRASGNLKYFEYQLAKQNKVVEKDEEETEGKQKKGRPDDYLPERRKYEQLCRGEGLRMTPRRQSRLFCRYYDNNRHPKYVIGPVKQEDEWDRPRIVRYHDIVSDKEIEKVKELAKPRLRRATISNPVTGVLETAHYRISKS, translated from the exons ATGAAGAAGAAATTTCTTTTTAAGT GCCGGATGGCTTTCCGCTGCTTGTTGATCCACGTCTTCCTCTTCACCTGCTGCTCGGCCCACAGCGACGTCTTCACCTCCATCG GTCACATGACCGACCTGCTGTTCACGGAGAAGGACCTGGTCACCTCCCTGAAGGACTACATCCGAGCGGAGGAGAGCAAACTGGAGCAGATTAAAAA atggGCTGACAAACTGGACGTCCTCTCTGCGGCTGCGACTCAGGACCCCGAGGGCTTCCTGGGACACCCGGTGAACGCCTTCAAGCTGATGAAGAGACTCAACACAGAGTGGGGGGAGCTGGAGAGCCTGGTGCTCACCGACATGTCCGATG CGTTCGTCTCTAACCTCACCATCCAGAGGCAGCACTTCCCCAACGATGACGACCAGATCGGAGCCGCCAAAGCTCTCATGAGGCTGCTGGACACCTACAAGCTGGACACCAACGCCATCGCCACCGGACAGCTGCCAG GCTCGTCCTCTGTCGCCTCCCACCGGAGCGTTCTGACGGTGGACGACTGCTACGACCTCGGGAAGGTGGCGTACTCGGACGCAGACTACTACCACACGGAGCTGTGGATGGTTCAGGCCCTGAAGCAGCTGGATCAGGGAGAGACGTCCAGCACCGCAGACGCCGTCTCTATCCTGGACTACCTGAGCTACTCGGTCTACCAGCAGGGGGACCTGGAGAGAGCGCTGGACTTCACCAAGAGGCTGCTGGAGCTCG ACCCGACACACCAGCGAGCCAGCGGGAACCTGAAGTACTTTGAGTATCAGCTGGCGAAACAGAACAAGGTGGTGGAGAAGGACGAGGAGGAGACTGAGGGGAAACAGAAGAAGGGTCGACCTGACGATTACCTGCCAGAGAGGAGGAAGTACGAGCAGCTGTGTCGCGGCGAGGGCCTCAGGATG ACTCCTCGCAGGCAGAGCCGCCTCTTCTGCCGTTACTATGACAACAACCGCCACCCGAAATACGTGATCGGCCCGGTGAAGCAGGAGGACGAGTGGGACCGCCCCCGCATCGTCCGATACCACGACATCGTGTCGGACAAGGAGATCGAGAAGGTGAAAGAGCTGGCCAAACCCAGG CTGCGTCGAGCCACCATCTCCAACCCCGTAACCGGCGTGCTGGAGACGGCCCACTACCGCATCAGTAAGAG